A part of Rhodamnia argentea isolate NSW1041297 chromosome 8, ASM2092103v1, whole genome shotgun sequence genomic DNA contains:
- the LOC115754116 gene encoding aquaporin PIP2-1-like: MTKEVAEQGSFPAKDYHDPPPAPLIDPVELGKWSFYRALIAEFIATLLFLYVTVLTVIGYQSQTDPKKPGVDACGGVGILGIAWAFGGMIFVLVYCTAGISGGHINPAVTFGLFLARKVSLVRAILYMVAQCSGAICGVALVKLFQNSYYEQYGGGANKLAVGYKARVGLGAEIIGTFVLVYTVFSATDPKRNARDSHVPVLAPLPIGFAVFMVHLATIPITGTGINPARSLGAAVIYNKDEAWNDQWIFWVGPFIGAAIAAFYYQFILRAGAVKALGSFRSNA; encoded by the exons ATGACGAAGGAAGTGGCGGAGCAGGGCTCATTCCCGGCCAAGGACTACCACGACCCGCCGCCGGCTCCCTTGATAGACCCGGTGGAGCTGGGCAAGTGGTCCTTCTACAGGGCCCTCATCGCTGAGTTCATCGCCACCCTCCTCTTCCTCTACGTCACCGTGCTCACCGTGATCGGGTACCAAAGCCAGACTGACCCCAAGAAGCCCGGCGTCGACGCCTGCGGCGGCGTTGGCATCCTCGGGATCGCCTGGGCCTTCGGCGGCATGATCTTCGTCCTCGTCTACTGCACCGCCGGAATCTCAG GTGGTCACATCAACCCGGCGGTGACGTTCGGGCTGTTCCTGGCCCGGAAGGTGTCGCTGGTGCGAGCCATACTGTACATGGTGGCTCAGTGCTCGGGGGCCATATGCGGGGTCGCCCTGGTCAAGCTCTTCCAGAACTCGTACTACGAGCAGTACGGCGGCGGGGCCAACAAGCTCGCCGTCGGGTACAAGGCTCGCGTCGGGCTGGGCGCGGAGATCATCGGCACGTTCGTACTGGTCTACACTGTCTTCTCGGCCACCGATCCCAAGAGGAACGCCAGAGACTCCCATGTTCCG GTCTTGGCTCCTCTGCCCATCGGGTTCGCGGTGTTCATGGTTCACTTGGCCACCATTCCCATCACCGGAACCGGTATCAACCCGGCGAGAAGCCTCGGCGCTGCTGTCATCTACAACAAGGATGAGGCCTGGAATGATCag TGGATCTTCTGGGTAGGACCATTCATTGGGGCAGCCATTGCAGCTTTCTACTACCAGTTCATATTGAGGGCAGGAGCAGTCAAGGCCCTTGGATCATTCAGGAGCAATGCTTAG
- the LOC115754115 gene encoding mRNA-decapping enzyme subunit 2 isoform X2, translated as MSSLHRSSSAPSKNGLPSQELLDDLCSRFVLNVPKEDLQSFERILFLVEYAHWFYEDNSVEKNPSLKSLSLKEFTGLLFNSCEVLRPYVAHIDDIFKDFTSYKVRVPVTGAIILDETYERCLLVKGWKGTSWSFPRGKKNKDEEDHACAIREVLEETGFDVTNLLNKDEYIEMIFGQQRVRLYVIAGVKDDTAFAPLTKKEISEIAWHRLDELQPVNDAVISRSIIGLKLYMVAPFLASLKSWIFAHQPAAARSHIPLKESLFSEFRLLLCFCVLHITSTLYVISMLLILAY; from the exons ATGTCGTCTCTCCACCGATCCTCGAGCGCTCCGTCGAAGAACGGCCTCCCTTCGCAGGAGCTCCTCGACGATCTCTGCAG TCGATTTGTTCTGAATGTGCCCAAAGAAGACTTACAGTCATTTGAGAGGATTTTATTTCTCGTGGAATATGCCCATTGGTTCTATGAGGATAACTCAGTGGAGAAGAATCCATCTCTGAAGTCATTGAGTCTGAAAGAGTTCACTGGTTTAC TTTTTAACAGCTGCGAAGTTTTGAGGCCTTATGTTGCTCACATTGATGACATTTTCAAAGACTTCACTTCCTACAAGGTTCGAGTTCCTGTGACCGGTGCAATTATTTTAGATGAAACATACGAACGG TGCTTACTAGTGAAGGGATGGAAAGGAACAAGCTGGAGCTTTCCTCgtgggaaaaagaacaaagacgAGGAAGATCATGCATGTGCCATTAGAGAA GTCCTAGAGGAAACAGGTTTTGATGTGACAAACCTTCTTAATAAGGATGAGTATATTGAGATGATATTTGGACAGCAGAGAGTGCGGCTGTATGTTATTGCAGGCGTGAAGGATGATACTGCTTTTGCTCCACTTACTAAAAAAGAGATTAGT GAAATTGCATGGCACCGCCTCGATGAGCTTCAGCCTGTAAATGATGCTGTTATATCTCGTAGTATAATTGGGCTCAAGCTATATATGGTGGCTCCCTTCTTGGC ATCCTTGAAGTCCTGGATTTTCGCACATCAGCCTGCTGCTGCAAGATCTCATATACCTCTTAAAG AATCCTTATTCTCGGAGTTCAGGCTACTACTTTGTTTTTGTGTCCTACATATAACGTCAACTCTATACGTAATTTCCATGCTTTTGATTCTTGCATATTAG
- the LOC115754115 gene encoding mRNA-decapping enzyme subunit 2 isoform X1 has translation MSSLHRSSSAPSKNGLPSQELLDDLCSRFVLNVPKEDLQSFERILFLVEYAHWFYEDNSVEKNPSLKSLSLKEFTGLLFNSCEVLRPYVAHIDDIFKDFTSYKVRVPVTGAIILDETYERCLLVKGWKGTSWSFPRGKKNKDEEDHACAIREVLEETGFDVTNLLNKDEYIEMIFGQQRVRLYVIAGVKDDTAFAPLTKKEISEIAWHRLDELQPVNDAVISRSIIGLKLYMVAPFLASLKSWIFAHQPAAARSHIPLKGICVWKAKNSSTGSSSTIPEPQPSRSASNVHSSNSGPGKSFRRFRFDTAAILRAMEAGFSS, from the exons ATGTCGTCTCTCCACCGATCCTCGAGCGCTCCGTCGAAGAACGGCCTCCCTTCGCAGGAGCTCCTCGACGATCTCTGCAG TCGATTTGTTCTGAATGTGCCCAAAGAAGACTTACAGTCATTTGAGAGGATTTTATTTCTCGTGGAATATGCCCATTGGTTCTATGAGGATAACTCAGTGGAGAAGAATCCATCTCTGAAGTCATTGAGTCTGAAAGAGTTCACTGGTTTAC TTTTTAACAGCTGCGAAGTTTTGAGGCCTTATGTTGCTCACATTGATGACATTTTCAAAGACTTCACTTCCTACAAGGTTCGAGTTCCTGTGACCGGTGCAATTATTTTAGATGAAACATACGAACGG TGCTTACTAGTGAAGGGATGGAAAGGAACAAGCTGGAGCTTTCCTCgtgggaaaaagaacaaagacgAGGAAGATCATGCATGTGCCATTAGAGAA GTCCTAGAGGAAACAGGTTTTGATGTGACAAACCTTCTTAATAAGGATGAGTATATTGAGATGATATTTGGACAGCAGAGAGTGCGGCTGTATGTTATTGCAGGCGTGAAGGATGATACTGCTTTTGCTCCACTTACTAAAAAAGAGATTAGT GAAATTGCATGGCACCGCCTCGATGAGCTTCAGCCTGTAAATGATGCTGTTATATCTCGTAGTATAATTGGGCTCAAGCTATATATGGTGGCTCCCTTCTTGGC ATCCTTGAAGTCCTGGATTTTCGCACATCAGCCTGCTGCTGCAAGATCTCATATACCTCTTAAAG GAATTTGTGTCTGGAAGGCAAAGAATAGTTCTACGGGAAGTAGCTCCACCATACCAGAGCCTCAGCCAAGTAGATCTGCCTCTAACGTTCACTCTTCTAACTCAGGCCCTGGGAAAAGTTTCCGACGCTTTAGATTTGATACTGCGGCAATTTTAAGAGCAATGGAAGCTGGCTTCTCTtcttga